The sequence below is a genomic window from Romeriopsis navalis LEGE 11480.
GCGCTAACAACACATGCCCGCAATAGACGCGATCGGGACGATATTTTAATAAATTCTTGAACAAACTCGCGGCCAAGCGCAGTCGTCCTAATGTCGCCGTTGCTTGCTTACAGTAGTGGAAATCCAGCGCCGTCGACTCCAGCGGATTCTCGACATCGGCACCGTCACGCAACAAAAACACATCCGCTGGCACGCCCGAATTCGCCACCGTCTGCAAAATATCCCGCACATAGGACTGAATCCCACCTTCACAGGAAAAGATTTCGAGGAATACCCAAGCAGTACGGTTCATAGCAATTACAGCAATTTTGAAGTGAACAAAGCCATCCGTCCGCCGGTTCAACCGTACCGAATGCCGCCGATCCAACGATCGCCAAATAAAGCAGGCCCATCCGGTCATTCTCACCACCATGCAGCCTAACTGCTCAGCCATGAAAAATTCCAAATGCGCCCTAAAAGTCTTTATGCTTTGTTTTAGTTATCCCTTTTGACGGGCCTGCTTCACCATCGCGATCAAAGTTTGGTGAGCATCTTCCGAATCCGTGAGCGTATGGTCAAAGGTGATTCGCACAGTTGTTGCCGCACCATCGACCTGGGCCGTCAGATCCATCCCTTCCGGATCGATCGCATCCATCGTGGCCGCCGTGGCCATGGTGGCATTGCCAAACATCTTGGCGTACATCAGCACCGCCTCGGCATGGTCATCATTCATGTGGGCACAGATCCGAGTGCTCACTTCCGGTGTAATTACATCGGCGGTTGCCATTTCCTCTACTCCTACAGATCGAAAACATAGATTCGCTGCTATCGATCATAACGGGTCAAACCAAACAGTTCACCCCGCAATCACAAAACGATCGCGCATTAGTAGCGAATCTGCAAAGTCACCGATCCACTGACATCCTGATCACCACCCACCACTGGCGTCGATGGTCGTCGTGGCGCACTGCTTGCGCGGGCTAATGTCTGATAGGCGACGGGGGTCGGGGCCGATGCATTATTCACTTGAATGCCAACAATTTCCTGGGCCTCAAAGCCCAACGCACTCAAAACTGCCGCCGCCTGAGATTGCGCATCTTGCGTTGCTTTTTTCAACGCCACTTTCTGGGCCGCGGCGATCGCCTTATCCGTCGCGGTAAAGCTAATCCCATTAATGCGGGTTGCACCCGCATTCACCGCATCATCGAGAATATCGCCCGCCGCTTGATTCGCAACTTTGAAGGAGACCGTATTGGTCCCCACATAGCCGGTCAAGCGCTGTTGATTATCCGAATAATCATAGGTCGGATTCAAGCGAATGCCCAGGGTCTGCAAAGCCGAGACCTTACGGCCCTTCAACAACTGCATCACCGAACTGGACTGGCGCGCTACTGCAGCCTGAACTTGCTGCGCACTCTTACCCCGAACTTCCACACCTAAATTCACCTTGGCCAGCGTCGTCGGAATTTTTTCAACCCCCCGACCACTGACCGTCAAAATCCGCTGCACCACCTTCTGCGCCTGTGCCGTCGGCGTCATCAGGGGCGGCAAAATCTGGACCGCAACCAATCCCAAAGTCACAGGAATTACCGACAATGTATGAGTCACCGATCGACGAAGAGGCACCATAATCACTTGCTTCCTTCACTAAAGAACAACATAAGTTAGCCCTAAGCCAGCGCTAACCAAAGTAGAAAACTCGCATGCTCTACTTTGCCACCAGTTGCGCCGAATGCTCACTTTGTTTCGTTGAATGCAACAACCCACGACGACGTTTTATCTCTGTAGTTGCCGATCGGTATCTTTTTTTCAAGGAAAAAGGAACCGATCGAAATCAAAAAACGTCGCTAGAATCATTGTCTATTAGTTTCGGTCTAGTCGTTTTTGGGTGGTGTGTATCATGGCAACGCAATGGATGAATCAGGGAAACCCCTTAAAGGCAAAGCATTCTAGAGCATTCAGAACACAGCGCACGCTACGACAGCTCATCGGCACCGGATTCACCATCGGACTTGTCTTGGCCGCTCAGACGAGTGCCTCAGCCGCTGAAAAATTAGTGCTCAAGTTTGGACCATTCAGTCAAACCGTTAATGTTGCGGATATCGATCGCTACGCCCAAACCGGCGAAGTCCCGAACAATCTGCGCTTATTCAAGCCGTTTCTGAGCAACTCAATTCGCCGCGGCTTAACCGCGCGATTAAATGTCGAGCCATCCCTCGCGCAACAGTTTGCCGTGGACATGCTGAAATCGCCCTCTGGCAAAAAGCTACTCGACACGATTCAGCCGGCATTGCCCGGTCTGACCCCGGATCTTATCCAAGCCGGCGTCGGTTTAGCCATTAACCAATTCAATGGGCTCGATGCCATGGGGGTCCTCAAAGCCATCCCCAAAGATACGATCACGGTCGATGTATCCAAGGCGATCGGCATTGCCTCAAAGGTCAATTGGAGCTACTGGCGCACCCAAGCCATGAGCACCGTGTTGCAGGATAGTCTCAAGGTCGATGCGGTCGATGTCAAAGTCGACTTCGACCCCGCCGCCGCCGGCCAATATGAAGTGCGCCAAACCGCAATGAGCCGCCGCGATGCCAAACGCAAACGCGAGATTGACTTCGATATTTATCGTCCCAACACCGATGCGACCGACAAACCGTTGGTCATGATTGCACCGGGCTATGAGGCGGATAAAAAGTTCTTGAGCTATCTCGCCCAGCACTTAGCCTCCCACGGATTTACCGTCGTCGCCCTGCAACACCCATCCGTCGCCACGAGCCAAGGTAATATCACCCTCGATAAACTCATTCCGGCCGCCGAATTTCTCGATCGACCCCGGGATGTCAGCTTTCTATTGGACGAACTCGCCCAACTCAACCAGACCAATGGCTGGGAAGACAGCTTCAATACGGAAAAAGTCGCCATCATCGGCCATTCCCTCGGTGGCTATACGGCCCTCACCCTCGCCGGGGCATCACTGCGACTCGATCAACTGCGCAACTTCTGCGAAAACAGCAATGTCTTAGAACGGGTCCCCGCTGACTGGCTGCAATGCAATGCCACCAAGCTCCCGAATAAACGCACCGCGCGGCTTCGCGACAACCGCATCGTGCAGGTAATGGCCTTAAATCCGGCGATCGGCAAAATCTTCGGCAGCACGGGCTTAGCCAACGTCAAAACCCCCAGCCTCGTCTTCAGCAGCAGTGAAGACTCCCTCGCACCGGCTCTATCGCAGCAGTTTCAGCCGTTCACGCAACTTCCAGACAAGCCAAAATACCTGTTTACCGCGATCGGCCCCACCCATCTGAGCGTCAGTGACCCCGAGAACTTCTCCGGCGCGATCGCCGAGGGCACATTAGTCAAAGAAAAACGGGGACCGGAAATGGCCGTACTACGCCAAGCCATGCGCGGCGTTTCCCTGGCCTTCGTCAGTCAACTCACCACCGAGGCAAAGCGGTTTGAACCGGTTTTGACCCCCGGCTATGTCCAGTCCCAATCCTCCAACAGCGTTATCTTGCGGTTCAACCAAGAACTGCCGCAAAGCGTGACCCAACTGTTCCAAGTCACCGCAAAGCTTCAGGCTCAGTTCAATCAAAACTAAATCGCGGCTCAACCGCGACCCAAAATCCGCCCGAGCTGGGCCCAGCCCGGGCGGATTTTGGTCGGGACATCACTCCGGATCAGCCAACTACGGCGGATACTGCAACTTATAGTTTATCTAAGGCCATCTCAACCGCTTGTAAGCGGCTGCGATTCCCCTGTTCCTGAAACAGTTCCTTGGCTTTTTCCAACGCCTTTTCGGCGGCCGCTTTATCCCCATTCGCTTTCAGGGCCAACCCCAAACGGTAGTGCGTATAGGCGTCACTATCGTTACCTTTTAAGGCGCGTCGGTAAGCCGTGATCGCCTGCTCAAACTTGCGGCGATCGGCGAGCACATCCCCGATCGCCGTATGCGCATCAGGCAGATTCGGATCAAGCTTCAAAGCCTGCTGTGCCGCCTGCTCCGCCCGACTAGCTTGGCCTAAAACCCGCAATAACTTACTAATCTGCACCTGAATGCCGGGATTCTGCGAATCCAGCCGACCCGCCATTTCAAATGCATCCAGGGCTAACTGCTGTTGCTTCGATCGCATCAAGGCCACACCCAACAACATATGGGCCCGCGGATTCTTCGGATTTTTCTCAATCGCGCGCCGAATCACGTTCAACGCATCTTCCGTCCGCCCCATCTCAATAAACATCGCCGTCAAACCTTCACGGGCCGCAGCATTTTTCTTATCGGCCCGCAATACAGCAATATACGCCCGCTCTGCACCTTCATAGTCAGACTTTCGGGCCCGCAACACCCCCAAACCTAACAACGCCTCAATATGTCGGGGATTACGGCTCGCTGCTGTTTGATAAGCCGAAATGGCATCCACATCTCGCCCCATTCGGGCCAAGCCATAACCTAAGCCATAGTGGAAATCGGCATTTTTCGGATCCAAGGACAATGCCTGTTTATAGGCCGCCACTGATGCCGGAAATTCACCTTGTTGGGCTTGAACATAGCCGATCGCCGAAAAGATTCGCGCATTGCGGCGGTCAATCTTAGCCGCACTTTGATAAATTGCCAGCGCGGTTTTATAGTCTCCGGCCTTGACCCGGGCGCGGGCATCTTTGAGTAATTGCTGCGTCTTCGGTTTCTGGGCCACCTGCAACGACACAGGCTCAATCGGGGCTAACTGCGCCGCCGCCCGCGGACTATGTATCAGTAAGGCGCCAAAGGGCACCGCCAGTATTAAATAAAACAAACGGTGAGATGAGCGAACGTTCATACTGCATGAAAGGATGATGGAACGGGACCATTGCCCCCAACGATTCGACAAATCGCTGACATTTAGCAATAGCTTGTGTGAAGGATGGCAATTATATCAAGATCCGATTGATTGATGCATTTTCGGGGAAAAAAGTTCCCGATCACCAAAATCAGTCGCCATAAAAGTCACCAATCAACCAAATAACGTTGTTTAAACGCAACCAAGACCAAAAAAATCAAAAAGCCGAATCCAGCAAACTTGCTAAATCCAGCTCTTCAATAGACTTAAAATTAAAACGGGCAAGGAGGGATTCGAACCCCCGACACCCTGGTCCGTAGCCAGGTGCTCTAGTCCACTGAGCTACATGCCCTTGTGTTCGACGTTTATAATAATATCACAAACGACCGCCGATATGCACAACCAGCCCGAAACAAATTTACCGTCGTCGAGGCCCGAACCCGCCCTCAGCCACATCAACCCACAGGGCGAGGCGCATATGGTTGATGTATCGCACAAACCGATCACCGTTCGCCAGGCCACCGCCGTCGCCCGAGTACGGATGCAATCCACAACCCTCGCAACAATTGCGGCGGGCAATGCGCCAAAAGGCGATGTCCTCGCCACGGCTCGCATCGCCGGCATTATGGCCGCCAAACAAACAAGCAATCTGATTCCACTGTGCCATCCGCTGCCGATTCAAAACGTCACGATTGACATTGCGGCGGACCCTGACCTGCCGGGATATCGCATTCTCAGTACCGTCAAAACAAAATCCGAAACCGGCGTCGAAATGGAAGCCTTGACCGCTGCATCCGTGGCGGCGCTAACGCTCTATGACATGGCGAAAGCGATCGAAAAATCGATTGTCATTGAATCAATTGCCCTACTGCAAAAAAGTGGGGGCAAGTCCGGCGACTATACTGCGGATTCAGGGCTTATGGGGCACTAAATCCGCCCCCAAAGCCCGCGACACCTTGAACTCTAGGGCATGGACAAAATACTTACGGCCCACAGTTTCAGGACTCGGCATCGGCTTGACCAAAACGGTACACATGCCCAGACGATTCCCCGCCAGCACATCGGTAAATAACCGATCGCCAACCATCCCAACCTGCGGCGGCGGCAAGTTCATCGCTTCCACCGCACGGCGAAGGTGATGGCGCGACGGCTTCCCAGCACGCGCAATATAAGGAACTTCTAACAATGTCGCAATTCGCTCAATCCGCGACACACTGGGATTGTTACTCACAAGCCAAATCTGGGGCGCAACTTGCTTTGCCGCCTTCACCCACGGCACTACTTCATCCGACAGTTGCTGAATTGTTCGAGGCACGATCGTCTCATCGACATCCAGCACCAACCCCCGCAACTCATACTGCTGCAGCAATTCAGGGGTGAGGCTAAACAACGTGTCGTTCAGCCACAAATCCGGTTGAAGTAATTTTCCCCAAGACATGATTGCCATCCAGTGTGGTCGGTGTGATTTGAATTTTGCCCATCAATCTTAGCTTGAACCGGCAGGCGGCTCAGCCTTGGGCGACGCTTGGGCTTCGGCTTCTACCCGATCGCGAATTTTATCTTGTGCCGCTAGGTGCTCCTCATTCGTCTTACTAAACACATGGGTGCCATCATAACGCGCCACAAAGTAAAGATACTCCGTCGCTTCCGGTTGCAAGGTTGCCTTCAAACTCGGCACTCCCGGACTCGCAATCGGCGTCGGCGGCAACCCCGGATTCATATAGGTATTGTAGGGAGATGGGGTCTCAACCTGGGCAAACGTTAAGGGCTTTTCTTTGGTTTGGCGAATCCCTAAACCATATTCCACCGTCGGATCAGACCCCAACGGAATGCTCTGCTTCAGCCGATTCGTAAACACCCCAGCGATCGTGCCCCGCTCCCGCGCCACGACTGCTTCTTTTTCCACAATGCTGGCCAGGGTGACCCATTGTAGCAGCGACAAATTCGCGGCCTTGCCATATTGCTGATACACCGGCAACGCCAAGGCTTCAAACTGATTCAGCATCTGCTGCACAATTTGCTGGGGCGACGGTTGCTCCGTGGCACCCAATTGGTAGGTATCAGGATAGAGAAAGCCCTCTAAATGCGGAATACCTTGGGGCAACCAAGGATATTTTTGCCGGGGAATCTGCTTCACCGCATCCATAAATTCCGCCGCCGAAAACATGCCCTGCCGCTCAAAATATGCCGCCATCTGCTGCATTGACCAGCCTTCGGGAATCGTATAACTCCGCGTCGCAATTTTGCCATCCCAAATTTTCTGGGCAATTTGGTTCAGACTCTCCGCTGGCGACACCTCATAGGTCCCGGCCTGAAACCCACCCGCCGTTTTCTTAAAACCCTGGATGCGGGTCCACCATTGCCATGCATCGGCCGATCGAATTACGCCTTTTTCTGCCAACAGGGCCCCAATGCCTTGGGCCGAAGTCCCATTGGGAATCTCCACCATCACCGACTGGGGCGACGGCGCGGCGGCAGCCACCGGCGCCGTTGTCGTCTCCCACCAAGATTTCGTCCGCCAACTGCCGACACCCAGTCCGGCCAGTAATAGCAACAGCAATAAAGAGATCTTTTTCATGGGTCCAATCTAGCGGGAACAGCAAGTCCCAATTACTCTAGCGCATCAAACAACTGATCTTCGAGCATTGGCAGCAAAGGTTCGAGGCGTTTCAACTCTTCATTCGACAAAATCTGAGGATTTCCCTTATCGTCAAGCTGCGCCAGGATGAAATAGGGATCTAACGGCGTATAGATTGCATATTCTTGCTCGTTATTGTAGAAGCTCGCGATCAACTGCAGCTCCTCTTGATCCTCAAACTCCTCATCTTCCTCTTCGAGCTCTTCTTCAAGCTCGGGCAAATCCCCTTCCACGGTTAAAACGATCGCCGTTTCCTTGAGGGTCAAGTTTTGCTCTTCCAGTACCGCTTTTGCCGTGCGAAACACCGCCGCAATTTCACTGCGGTCCTCCACTAAAACTGCCGCCTCATCGTCGTCGTCACCATCTTCCCGCCAAGCAAAAATCTCCACGGGCGCATCAACCGGCAGCAACAGGACGAATTCCTGTGCGTCAAGCTCAATTGATTGCTCCACATAGCAATCTAGCTGGCGACCGCTATCATCGGTGAGGGTCACCGTCGGGGCATCATATAACTCGTTTTCGTCCATTTTTTTTGTTATACCAGCAAGCGTAAATTATTTTATCGCACTGCGGTACCGCAAGGGCGGCGCAATGCCTGATTGCGCGACATTGTGGCGCATTATAACTCTCCAATAGTATCGCGCACATCGGCGCCATCGATCGCTAGGGCCACGCCCCTCACAGGATCAACAATCATCCGCACCGTTAGGTTAAACGTCGATCGTCCAACCACTGCTGCAAAATAATCGCCGCCGCCTTCCGATCAATCGCTCCTTTATTCCGGGAAGGGGAAATATGCTCCGCCTTCAGCAATTCTTCCGCGGCAAAGCTGGTTAACCGCTCATCGACCCAGACGATCGGCAACGCCAGGGCTTTAGCAATCGTTTTACCGGTTTTACGCGTATTTTTCGCCTGCGCCCCGACCGTACCATCCATCAGATAGGGCATGCCAATCACCAATAGCGTGACTTCCCGCTCATCCACCAAGCGTTGCAATTCGTCAATTACCTGCGGCAAAGATTTCCGGTCGATCGTCATCAGCCCATTCGCAAATAGACCGAGGCGATCGCACCCAGCGACACCAATGCGCTTCTTGCCAATATCTAACGCCAATACGGACGGCACAAGGGGCTCAGTCACACTTAACAACCTGTCGGATCACCATGATGGGGGTTATCCGAAAACCGCCGGCGGGCCGGCTTCGGCTGCGGATGCTTGATCGACTTCAGAATCGAAATACGGCCGGGCACCGGGCGCTGCGCGGGCTGTAATCCTTGCAACATATCAGTCAACTGCAGTGTTTCCAGCGTCGCGGGCTGCGCTTCGCGCAACTTATGCCACACCGATCGCGACATCATCATCGTATGGGCGATCGGCTGTGCCCCAATCTGTTGGAGATATTCTTCGCGCTCCGGATGATAGTCCGCCGACACGATTTGCAAGGACTGGGCTGGCACATCTTGAGTAATCCGCGCCATCTGTACCATCAACTCCGGATACAACCAGGTATAAGCCGGATGTACCGTTAAATGCGCTTGGTGGGCTTGACTGCCATCGCGGCAGAGATGGAGCTGAAAATAACCGATCGCCACCTGACGTTGTGGTTCAAACACATAGCCACTGACCGTTTCAGTATTGCTCATCCACTGCTGGACTAAACTCACCAGCGACTCCAGTAAATTTGTCTTGAAGTCTTGGGGGTGCCGATCGAACACCTGACGCACCAAGGGGGGCAGCGCCATATTATCCAGTTGGTACAACAGCGGCGCATCAGCATTACTGACCGATCGCAAATTCGGCAGATCCGGCTCCCGGATCGCTAATTCCTGGAGCTGCTCCACCGCCAGACTCCAGTAAGTCATCTGCGCTAACAATTGGAACCCATTTTGCCGATATAGGGCCAAGGCGTCACGATCGCTCACATCGAGTTCCAACACCCAGGTGCGCGCTTGCCAAATTTTTTCTAGGCAATACCGCATCAACTCAGAACCGACATCACTCGCACTAACTAGCGTGGCTTCCGTCACATTTGCCGCATCCGCCCCATCCCGACCACAGAGGGTTGACTCCGCCGCAATCTGATCAATCCGCCAAGTTGTTTGCGATCGATTAAACGGAGATACGCGAATGACGCCATGCACCCGGGCACCCGAATCAGCCACATAGTAGGAGATTTTCTTGCGCCAAGGCAGGGGCAACCAACCCAAAAGCTTACGCCAGGGACTCAGCATTAATTGCTCACCCTGCACCATCGAACAAGTCCGATGCTCCGGACCTTGCTCGGCACAGAGGCGCATAATCGACTCTAAATCACCATAGTGCAGTGGTCGAATTTGAATCTTTGGTTGAGTTTGAGCATCGCGGGTTTGCATTGCCACACATTGCCTCCAAGCATACCTACAGGATAAGCGATCGTCCGGCACATCGGGGGCTTTTAGCACCCGGTTAATCCTGCCGCCGCAACACCCCGCTCACAACAATAATTAGCTCCAGTCTACCCAAACACCGTGAAGACAAGCGCAATCAACGCAAAGATTAAACAGTTGTTTTTGCCACTGTCTCCGGTAAGGGGGCCACGGCCGTTTCGGTAGGGCGAATTAGCACCACAGGCGTCTGCTCATTGCCATTGCCCGCCGGATTTGTAATCAACGCCGTGGCCAGGAAATCTTCGTCCACCCCGGAGGAGGACGCCAGAATTTTCACCCGGCGCAAATCATTCACATCCACAACCGCTGCTTCTAAACCGGTTTCTTGCTTAATCTGTTCACACAGTGCACGTGGATTCTGTGGCCCCATGACGATGAATTTATCGTACGGCGGAATCGTGCCCGTCACATCATCGATCAAGTTGGCTTGATAGCCAGCCAAGCGATAGAACATGCCATCCACATTCATCGACTTAGCCAAATCCCGCGGCAAAAGCTTAAATGGGATACTGCCTAAAAACGCAAAAAAGACGCGCCACGCCCCGACTTGATCAATCAAGGT
It includes:
- a CDS encoding DUF3727 domain-containing protein — encoded protein: MDENELYDAPTVTLTDDSGRQLDCYVEQSIELDAQEFVLLLPVDAPVEIFAWREDGDDDDEAAVLVEDRSEIAAVFRTAKAVLEEQNLTLKETAIVLTVEGDLPELEEELEEEDEEFEDQEELQLIASFYNNEQEYAIYTPLDPYFILAQLDDKGNPQILSNEELKRLEPLLPMLEDQLFDALE
- the moaC gene encoding cyclic pyranopterin monophosphate synthase MoaC, which gives rise to MHNQPETNLPSSRPEPALSHINPQGEAHMVDVSHKPITVRQATAVARVRMQSTTLATIAAGNAPKGDVLATARIAGIMAAKQTSNLIPLCHPLPIQNVTIDIAADPDLPGYRILSTVKTKSETGVEMEALTAASVAALTLYDMAKAIEKSIVIESIALLQKSGGKSGDYTADSGLMGH
- a CDS encoding alpha/beta hydrolase, whose amino-acid sequence is MATQWMNQGNPLKAKHSRAFRTQRTLRQLIGTGFTIGLVLAAQTSASAAEKLVLKFGPFSQTVNVADIDRYAQTGEVPNNLRLFKPFLSNSIRRGLTARLNVEPSLAQQFAVDMLKSPSGKKLLDTIQPALPGLTPDLIQAGVGLAINQFNGLDAMGVLKAIPKDTITVDVSKAIGIASKVNWSYWRTQAMSTVLQDSLKVDAVDVKVDFDPAAAGQYEVRQTAMSRRDAKRKREIDFDIYRPNTDATDKPLVMIAPGYEADKKFLSYLAQHLASHGFTVVALQHPSVATSQGNITLDKLIPAAEFLDRPRDVSFLLDELAQLNQTNGWEDSFNTEKVAIIGHSLGGYTALTLAGASLRLDQLRNFCENSNVLERVPADWLQCNATKLPNKRTARLRDNRIVQVMALNPAIGKIFGSTGLANVKTPSLVFSSSEDSLAPALSQQFQPFTQLPDKPKYLFTAIGPTHLSVSDPENFSGAIAEGTLVKEKRGPEMAVLRQAMRGVSLAFVSQLTTEAKRFEPVLTPGYVQSQSSNSVILRFNQELPQSVTQLFQVTAKLQAQFNQN
- the mltG gene encoding endolytic transglycosylase MltG — protein: MKKISLLLLLLLAGLGVGSWRTKSWWETTTAPVAAAAPSPQSVMVEIPNGTSAQGIGALLAEKGVIRSADAWQWWTRIQGFKKTAGGFQAGTYEVSPAESLNQIAQKIWDGKIATRSYTIPEGWSMQQMAAYFERQGMFSAAEFMDAVKQIPRQKYPWLPQGIPHLEGFLYPDTYQLGATEQPSPQQIVQQMLNQFEALALPVYQQYGKAANLSLLQWVTLASIVEKEAVVARERGTIAGVFTNRLKQSIPLGSDPTVEYGLGIRQTKEKPLTFAQVETPSPYNTYMNPGLPPTPIASPGVPSLKATLQPEATEYLYFVARYDGTHVFSKTNEEHLAAQDKIRDRVEAEAQASPKAEPPAGSS
- a CDS encoding DUF2470 domain-containing protein; this translates as MATADVITPEVSTRICAHMNDDHAEAVLMYAKMFGNATMATAATMDAIDPEGMDLTAQVDGAATTVRITFDHTLTDSEDAHQTLIAMVKQARQKG
- the ruvX gene encoding Holliday junction resolvase RuvX, whose product is MTEPLVPSVLALDIGKKRIGVAGCDRLGLFANGLMTIDRKSLPQVIDELQRLVDEREVTLLVIGMPYLMDGTVGAQAKNTRKTGKTIAKALALPIVWVDERLTSFAAEELLKAEHISPSRNKGAIDRKAAAIILQQWLDDRRLT
- a CDS encoding GNAT family N-acetyltransferase: MQTRDAQTQPKIQIRPLHYGDLESIMRLCAEQGPEHRTCSMVQGEQLMLSPWRKLLGWLPLPWRKKISYYVADSGARVHGVIRVSPFNRSQTTWRIDQIAAESTLCGRDGADAANVTEATLVSASDVGSELMRYCLEKIWQARTWVLELDVSDRDALALYRQNGFQLLAQMTYWSLAVEQLQELAIREPDLPNLRSVSNADAPLLYQLDNMALPPLVRQVFDRHPQDFKTNLLESLVSLVQQWMSNTETVSGYVFEPQRQVAIGYFQLHLCRDGSQAHQAHLTVHPAYTWLYPELMVQMARITQDVPAQSLQIVSADYHPEREEYLQQIGAQPIAHTMMMSRSVWHKLREAQPATLETLQLTDMLQGLQPAQRPVPGRISILKSIKHPQPKPARRRFSDNPHHGDPTGC
- a CDS encoding YqeG family HAD IIIA-type phosphatase, which translates into the protein MSWGKLLQPDLWLNDTLFSLTPELLQQYELRGLVLDVDETIVPRTIQQLSDEVVPWVKAAKQVAPQIWLVSNNPSVSRIERIATLLEVPYIARAGKPSRHHLRRAVEAMNLPPPQVGMVGDRLFTDVLAGNRLGMCTVLVKPMPSPETVGRKYFVHALEFKVSRALGADLVPHKP
- a CDS encoding tetratricopeptide repeat protein, whose amino-acid sequence is MFYLILAVPFGALLIHSPRAAAQLAPIEPVSLQVAQKPKTQQLLKDARARVKAGDYKTALAIYQSAAKIDRRNARIFSAIGYVQAQQGEFPASVAAYKQALSLDPKNADFHYGLGYGLARMGRDVDAISAYQTAASRNPRHIEALLGLGVLRARKSDYEGAERAYIAVLRADKKNAAAREGLTAMFIEMGRTEDALNVIRRAIEKNPKNPRAHMLLGVALMRSKQQQLALDAFEMAGRLDSQNPGIQVQISKLLRVLGQASRAEQAAQQALKLDPNLPDAHTAIGDVLADRRKFEQAITAYRRALKGNDSDAYTHYRLGLALKANGDKAAAEKALEKAKELFQEQGNRSRLQAVEMALDKL
- a CDS encoding SIMPL domain-containing protein, encoding MVPLRRSVTHTLSVIPVTLGLVAVQILPPLMTPTAQAQKVVQRILTVSGRGVEKIPTTLAKVNLGVEVRGKSAQQVQAAVARQSSSVMQLLKGRKVSALQTLGIRLNPTYDYSDNQQRLTGYVGTNTVSFKVANQAAGDILDDAVNAGATRINGISFTATDKAIAAAQKVALKKATQDAQSQAAAVLSALGFEAQEIVGIQVNNASAPTPVAYQTLARASSAPRRPSTPVVGGDQDVSGSVTLQIRY